Proteins encoded within one genomic window of Polaribacter sp. NJDZ03:
- a CDS encoding DUF4199 domain-containing protein, which produces MEEQANSKSLIINYGVILAVAGILLSVITYVMGAHLKPHWSVSVISIALTIAFVVFGIKKYKEINNGFISWGQGVKIGVGICILSALITAIYQYIFMTVIEPDFMLQAMEIQNQAYLDAGMTEEQIEGANEIAQKFQSPGIIAAVSIIGAAILGFIISAIASAVMKKTEEETY; this is translated from the coding sequence ATGGAAGAACAAGCAAACAGTAAAAGTCTTATTATAAATTATGGTGTTATTTTAGCAGTCGCTGGTATATTACTAAGTGTTATTACCTATGTAATGGGTGCACACCTAAAACCTCATTGGTCTGTTTCTGTTATATCTATAGCATTAACTATTGCTTTTGTAGTATTTGGAATAAAAAAATACAAAGAAATTAATAATGGTTTTATCTCTTGGGGACAAGGTGTTAAAATTGGTGTTGGTATCTGTATTCTTTCTGCATTAATAACTGCAATTTATCAATATATTTTTATGACTGTTATAGAGCCAGACTTTATGCTGCAAGCTATGGAAATTCAAAATCAAGCATATTTAGATGCTGGTATGACAGAAGAACAAATTGAAGGAGCTAATGAAATAGCTCAGAAATTTCAATCTCCTGGTATTATTGCTGCTGTTTCAATTATTGGTGCTGCAATTTTAGGTTTTATTATTTCTGCAATAGCTTCTGCTGTTATGAAAAAAACTGAAGAAGAAACATACTAA
- the fsa gene encoding fructose-6-phosphate aldolase, with translation MKFFIDTANLEQIKEAQALGILDGVTTNPSLMAKEGITGEVNIINHYKAICELVDGDVSAEVIATDFDGMVKEGEALAALNPQIVVKLPMIKDGVKACKYFSSKGIKTNVTLVFSVGQALLAAKAGATYVSPFLGRLDDISTDGMNLISEMRLVFDNYKFETQILAASVRNTMHIVNCAKLGSDVMTGPLSAIEGLLKHPLTDSGLAQFLADYQKGN, from the coding sequence ATGAAATTTTTTATTGACACTGCAAATTTAGAGCAAATTAAAGAAGCGCAAGCTTTAGGTATTTTAGACGGAGTTACTACAAACCCATCATTAATGGCTAAAGAAGGTATTACAGGAGAAGTAAACATTATTAACCATTATAAAGCAATTTGTGAGTTGGTAGATGGTGATGTTTCTGCAGAAGTAATTGCTACAGATTTTGACGGAATGGTAAAAGAAGGTGAGGCTTTGGCTGCTTTAAACCCTCAAATTGTGGTAAAATTACCAATGATAAAAGACGGTGTAAAAGCGTGTAAATATTTTTCTTCTAAAGGAATTAAAACAAACGTAACATTGGTGTTTTCTGTTGGTCAGGCTTTATTGGCTGCTAAAGCAGGAGCAACGTATGTTTCGCCATTTTTAGGTCGTTTAGACGATATTTCTACAGACGGAATGAACTTAATTTCTGAAATGAGACTTGTTTTTGATAACTATAAATTTGAAACTCAAATTTTAGCAGCTTCTGTAAGAAATACAATGCATATTGTTAATTGTGCAAAATTAGGATCTGATGTTATGACAGGGCCTTTAAGTGCTATTGAAGGTTTGTTAAAACATCCTTTAACAGATAGTGGTTTGGCTCAGTTTTTAGCAGATTACCAAAAAGGAAACTAA
- a CDS encoding phospho-sugar mutase: protein MNNILDKAKQWLTATFDAETQTEIQELITNNPDALADRFYKDMEFGTGGMRGVMGAGTNRINKYTLGRATQGLSNYLIENVKKEQLSVVIAYDCRHNSKKFAKIVADVLSANNIKVFLFEDLRATPELSFAVRHLGCDAGIVLTASHNPPEYNGYKVYWADGGQIVPPHDGGIIGNVNALDFSEIKFDANESLIEVIGKEVDAAFIDASVKNGTLSDKIDRKNLKIVFTSLHGTSIVSVPDALAKAGYTDVHIVEEQREPDGDFPTVKSPNPEEPEALKMATDLANKVGADIVIGTDPDCDRLGVAIRDLDGNMKLMNGNQTMVVMTEFLLKKWKEEGKINGKQFVGSTIVSTELVNDVAASYGVETKVGLTGFKWIAKMVRDFPELDFIGGGEESFGYMVGGFVRDKDAVTATLLACEVAAYAKQNGSSFYEELLAIYVKNNFYKEHLISITKKGMDGAAEIQQMLSDMRNNPITEIDGEQIESLCDYDASTKKNLITGEVTNIDLPKSNVLIYQTESGTRIAARPSGTEPKIKFYFSVNTSIDTKENATSVEDALDAKIQRIIKEMKLN, encoded by the coding sequence ATGAATAATATTTTAGACAAAGCAAAGCAATGGTTAACAGCTACTTTTGATGCTGAAACTCAAACTGAAATTCAAGAATTAATTACCAATAACCCGGATGCTTTAGCAGACAGATTCTATAAAGATATGGAGTTTGGTACTGGTGGAATGCGTGGTGTTATGGGAGCTGGAACTAACAGAATTAATAAATATACGTTAGGTAGAGCAACACAAGGTTTGTCTAATTACTTAATAGAAAACGTAAAAAAAGAACAATTAAGCGTAGTAATAGCGTATGATTGTAGACATAACAGTAAAAAGTTTGCTAAAATAGTAGCAGATGTTTTATCTGCAAATAATATAAAAGTATTTCTTTTTGAAGATTTACGTGCAACTCCAGAATTGTCTTTTGCAGTGCGTCATTTAGGTTGCGATGCTGGTATTGTTTTAACTGCTTCTCACAACCCACCAGAATACAACGGTTACAAGGTATATTGGGCAGATGGCGGACAAATTGTTCCTCCGCATGATGGTGGAATTATTGGTAATGTAAATGCCTTAGATTTTTCTGAAATTAAATTTGATGCAAACGAAAGTTTAATTGAAGTAATTGGTAAAGAAGTAGATGCTGCTTTTATTGATGCTTCTGTAAAAAACGGAACTTTATCTGATAAAATTGATCGTAAAAATTTAAAAATTGTTTTTACTTCTTTACACGGAACTTCTATTGTTTCTGTACCAGATGCATTAGCAAAAGCAGGCTACACAGATGTTCACATTGTTGAAGAACAAAGAGAACCAGATGGAGATTTCCCAACTGTAAAATCTCCAAATCCAGAAGAGCCAGAAGCTTTAAAAATGGCTACTGATTTAGCAAACAAAGTTGGTGCTGATATTGTAATTGGTACAGACCCAGATTGCGATAGATTAGGTGTAGCTATTAGAGATCTAGACGGAAACATGAAATTAATGAATGGGAACCAAACCATGGTTGTTATGACTGAATTCTTGTTAAAGAAGTGGAAAGAAGAAGGAAAAATAAACGGAAAACAATTTGTTGGTTCTACGATTGTTTCTACCGAATTAGTAAATGATGTTGCTGCTAGTTATGGTGTAGAAACCAAAGTTGGTTTAACTGGTTTTAAATGGATAGCCAAAATGGTTAGAGATTTCCCAGAATTAGATTTTATTGGTGGTGGTGAAGAAAGTTTTGGTTATATGGTTGGTGGTTTTGTAAGAGATAAAGATGCGGTTACTGCAACACTATTAGCTTGTGAAGTTGCTGCATACGCAAAACAAAACGGAAGTTCTTTTTATGAAGAATTATTAGCAATCTATGTTAAAAACAACTTTTATAAAGAACATTTAATTTCTATTACTAAAAAAGGAATGGATGGTGCTGCCGAAATTCAGCAAATGTTGAGTGACATGCGTAACAACCCTATTACAGAAATTGACGGAGAGCAAATAGAATCTCTTTGTGATTACGACGCATCAACAAAAAAGAACTTAATTACTGGTGAAGTAACAAATATAGACTTACCAAAATCTAATGTTTTAATTTATCAAACAGAATCTGGTACAAGAATTGCTGCAAGACCAAGTGGTACAGAACCAAAGATTAAGTTTTACTTTAGTGTAAATACATCTATAGATACTAAAGAAAACGCTACTTCTGTAGAAGATGCTTTAGATGCAAAAATTCAAAGAATTATTAAAGAAATGAAATTAAATTAA
- a CDS encoding SDR family oxidoreductase has translation MSKVVLITGASSGIGKSIAIFLSEKGYKVYGTSRNPKNIADFSFELIALDVLKVDTITTAIDFIIKKEGRLDVLINNAGMGITGPIEDTPTDEMRAVFNTNLFGAVDVMKAVLPQMRKQKLGTIINVTSIAGYMGLPFRGLYSATKGALETITEATSMEVKPFGIKVTCVAPGDFATNIAAGRYHTPVFDNSAYKENYQMNLNLMDAHVSGGMDPIEMAKAVHKIIETENPRIHYKVGGFMEKFSIVLKRILPDRMYEKILMNHYKL, from the coding sequence ATGTCTAAAGTTGTATTAATTACCGGAGCTTCTTCTGGAATAGGAAAGTCTATTGCTATTTTTTTATCAGAAAAAGGATATAAAGTATATGGAACAAGTAGAAACCCTAAAAATATTGCCGATTTTTCTTTTGAATTAATTGCTTTGGATGTTTTAAAGGTGGATACCATTACTACTGCAATCGACTTTATTATTAAAAAAGAAGGCCGGTTAGATGTTTTGATAAACAATGCAGGAATGGGAATTACGGGTCCAATAGAAGATACGCCAACAGATGAAATGCGTGCTGTTTTTAACACGAACTTATTTGGTGCGGTAGATGTAATGAAGGCTGTTTTACCGCAAATGCGCAAGCAAAAGTTAGGTACTATTATTAATGTAACTTCTATTGCTGGTTATATGGGATTGCCTTTTAGAGGTTTGTATTCTGCTACAAAAGGAGCTTTAGAAACCATAACGGAAGCAACAAGTATGGAAGTAAAACCCTTCGGAATTAAAGTAACGTGTGTTGCACCTGGAGATTTTGCAACCAATATTGCTGCAGGAAGATATCATACCCCAGTTTTTGATAATTCTGCTTATAAAGAGAATTATCAGATGAATTTAAATTTGATGGATGCACACGTAAGTGGTGGTATGGATCCAATAGAAATGGCAAAGGCTGTACATAAGATTATAGAGACAGAAAATCCGAGAATTCACTATAAAGTAGGTGGGTTTATGGAGAAATTCTCAATTGTTTTAAAACGTATTTTACCAGATAGAATGTATGAGAAAATTTTGATGAACCATTATAAATTGTAG
- a CDS encoding glycosyltransferase family 2 protein, which yields MDISVVIPLLNEDESLQELYDWIAKVMQSNRYFYEVIFIDDGSTDNSWNVIEKLSAAHTEVKGIQFQKNYGKSQALDAGFEMAKGDVVITMDADLQDNPDEIPELYNLIIREDFDLISGWKKKRYDNVITKNIPSKLFNAAARKTSGLKLNDFNCGLKAYKNEVIKAVKVSGEMHRYIPVLAKNEGYTKIGEKVVQHQARKYGETKFGMDRFVNGFLDLITISFLSKFGKRPMHIFGLWGTLMFLFGTTSAFYIGAYKLYNVFNGIKTILITNNPWFYIALTSMVLGTLLFLAGFIGELIIKTKSNEKHYTIKEKLNF from the coding sequence ATGGATATTTCGGTAGTAATACCACTTCTTAACGAAGATGAATCTTTACAAGAATTATACGATTGGATTGCAAAAGTGATGCAATCCAATCGTTATTTTTATGAAGTTATTTTTATAGATGATGGTAGTACAGACAATTCTTGGAATGTAATTGAAAAACTATCCGCTGCACATACCGAGGTAAAAGGAATACAATTCCAAAAAAATTATGGAAAATCTCAAGCATTAGATGCTGGTTTTGAAATGGCAAAAGGTGACGTGGTTATTACCATGGACGCTGATTTACAAGACAACCCAGATGAAATTCCTGAATTGTATAATTTAATTATTAGGGAAGATTTCGACCTAATTTCTGGTTGGAAAAAGAAACGTTATGACAATGTTATCACCAAAAACATCCCTTCCAAATTATTTAACGCTGCTGCCAGAAAAACATCTGGTTTAAAATTAAACGACTTTAACTGCGGATTAAAAGCCTACAAAAACGAGGTGATAAAAGCTGTAAAAGTAAGTGGCGAAATGCACAGATACATTCCCGTTTTAGCTAAAAACGAAGGATATACCAAAATAGGAGAAAAAGTAGTACAACACCAAGCAAGAAAATACGGAGAAACTAAATTTGGAATGGACCGTTTTGTAAATGGTTTTTTAGATTTAATTACCATTTCTTTTTTATCAAAATTCGGTAAAAGACCTATGCACATTTTTGGTCTTTGGGGTACTTTAATGTTCTTATTTGGAACAACATCTGCTTTTTACATTGGTGCTTATAAACTTTACAACGTTTTTAACGGCATTAAAACAATTTTAATTACAAATAATCCTTGGTTTTATATAGCCCTAACCTCTATGGTATTAGGAACACTATTATTTTTAGCAGGATTTATTGGAGAACTCATTATAAAAACAAAAAGTAACGAAAAACACTATACAATTAAAGAAAAACTCAATTTCTAA